The Juglans regia cultivar Chandler chromosome 2, Walnut 2.0, whole genome shotgun sequence genome includes a window with the following:
- the LOC108989942 gene encoding protein NONRESPONDING TO OXYLIPINS 2, mitochondrial-like isoform X3 has translation MASACNRFAGRASLSSVKSAIRSSLRTSPLTKSAAPTSPRVHLPSRSTSIPLSRFSLFRCPSELGSVQSLLPLHSAVAVARMTSCLSTTSRSCRAVLQDGVDGT, from the exons ATGGCTTCGGCTTGCAATAGATTCGCCGGCAGAGCATCCCTATCATCCGTCAAATCCGCCATTAGATCTAGCCTCCGCACATCTCCTCTCACCAAATCCGCCGCGCCCACCTCTCCGCGCGTCCATCTCCCCTCTAGATCCACTTCCATTCCTCTTTCCCGGTTCTCACTCTTCAG GTGTCCCTCGGAATTGGGAAGCGTGCAGTCATTATTGCCGTTGCACAGCGCGGTGGCAGTGGCGAGAATGACGTCGTGCCTGAGCACAACATCGAGGAGTTGCCGAGCGGTCTTGCAGG ATGGAGTTGATGGCACGTGA
- the LOC108989942 gene encoding protein NONRESPONDING TO OXYLIPINS 2, mitochondrial-like isoform X1 has translation MASACNRFAGRASLSSVKSAIRSSLRTSPLTKSAAPTSPRVHLPSRSTSIPLSRFSLFRCPSELGSVQSLLPLHSAVAVARMTSCLSTTSRSCRAVLQGTLCCTSPGL, from the exons ATGGCTTCGGCTTGCAATAGATTCGCCGGCAGAGCATCCCTATCATCCGTCAAATCCGCCATTAGATCTAGCCTCCGCACATCTCCTCTCACCAAATCCGCCGCGCCCACCTCTCCGCGCGTCCATCTCCCCTCTAGATCCACTTCCATTCCTCTTTCCCGGTTCTCACTCTTCAG GTGTCCCTCGGAATTGGGAAGCGTGCAGTCATTATTGCCGTTGCACAGCGCGGTGGCAGTGGCGAGAATGACGTCGTGCCTGAGCACAACATCGAGGAGTTGCCGAGCGGTCTTGCAGGGTACACTCTGCTGCACCTCCCCAGGCCTCTAA
- the LOC108989942 gene encoding protein NONRESPONDING TO OXYLIPINS 2, mitochondrial-like isoform X2, with amino-acid sequence MASACNRFAGRASLSSVKSAIRSSLRTSPLTKSAAPTSPRVHLPSRSTSIPLSRFSLFRCPSELGSVQSLLPLHSAVAVARMTSCLSTTSRSCRAVLQEFGLSVPR; translated from the exons ATGGCTTCGGCTTGCAATAGATTCGCCGGCAGAGCATCCCTATCATCCGTCAAATCCGCCATTAGATCTAGCCTCCGCACATCTCCTCTCACCAAATCCGCCGCGCCCACCTCTCCGCGCGTCCATCTCCCCTCTAGATCCACTTCCATTCCTCTTTCCCGGTTCTCACTCTTCAG GTGTCCCTCGGAATTGGGAAGCGTGCAGTCATTATTGCCGTTGCACAGCGCGGTGGCAGTGGCGAGAATGACGTCGTGCCTGAGCACAACATCGAGGAGTTGCCGAGCGGTCTTGCAGG AGTTTGGGCTGTCCGTTCCAAGGTGA